DNA sequence from the Nicotiana tomentosiformis chromosome 3, ASM39032v3, whole genome shotgun sequence genome:
aactaaaatacggacccggtactaacaatgccaaacgtCAATCAATtcttacaaataattaattttcagacttttaatttttatcaaaaattcataacttgagctagggagctctgaattcgattccgggcatacgcccgggtcccataattcgatacggacccaccgggactgtcaaaacacggatccagacttgtttaccaaaaatgttgactgaaatcaactaaaatcaacttttaaggcaaaaattcttattttcattagttttcaacataaaagctttccgaaaacctgtccggactgtgcacgcaaatcgaggaaggtaaaaatgagaattttaagGTCTAAGAGCGccgattcgagttctaaatcataagatgaccttttgggtcatcacaaatacaTGGGCTAATTAATCACTAATATTACTTAAGCATACCACTAATATGCATCTACTTTATGTAATTATCAATTTATAAGCTAATCAATCGCTAACATTTTTTATTGATATTACTAATATACTTCTACTTAGTGTAATTCTTAATGCATAAGCTAATCAATCAGTAATAGTTTTTAAGACTATACTAATATACTTCTACTTAATTAGTATAATTATCAATATATAGGCTAATGAATCACTAGCGTTACTTCAGGATACCACTAATATTACTTAAGGATATCACTAATAAACCTCTACTTACTTTAATTATCAAACTAAAGATAAACAATCACAAATATTTCTCACAAATAGCATTAATACACTTTCATTTAGTGTATAATTATCAATGTATCGGCTAATCAATCACTAACGTTACTTATATAAGGATGTCACTAGTTCACTAATACTTAGTGTTATTATCAATGTATATAGGCTAATCAATCACCAACATTACTTACATATATATTATTAATACACTTATACTTCCTGTAATTATCAATCTACAAGCTAAATACAACCAATATACTTTTGCTTAGTATATTATCAATGTGTATGATAATCAATTGTTAACGTTACTTAAGGACACCATTAATACACTTCTACTTACAGTAATTATCAATTTATAAGATAAACCATCGCTAATATTTCTTAGGGAAACGACTAATACACTTCTTCTTAGTGTGTAATTATTAATGTATAGGTTAATCAATGTAGTTAAGGATACTACAAATTCACTTTTACTTTGTGTAATTATAAATTACTAAGCTAACTACCACTAATATATTTTAAGTAGTGTATTACCTCTACTTAGTGTAAATTTTAATAAATAGGCTAATCAATCACTAAGATAATTAAGTAAATACTTACCGAGGGACTTACCGACGACCTCCCTCGGTAttgtataataaaaaatacaaaataattatctataagattatttatttaagttACCGACGGAAGTCCATCGGTACTgtaaaaacaaaattcaaaatattatGTAAATACAGTAGGATTGAGAACGTCgataactttattttctttttcatttattttttttaaaagcagCGAGAGACACCGTCGGAACctaaaaaaataattgaaaaatataaatacaaaatatTCCGAGGGAGTCCATCCGGAAATTACCGACGGAGTGCAtcggtacaaccaattaaatttTGATCGGTCAAAGTATCATTACTTACCGAGAGTTGTCTGTCggttatattttaaaaaaataaaaattcaaaaattcaaaagTACCGAGGGACTCCGTCGGAAATTCCTTCGGAATAGCGTCGGAAAAAAATCCTCGGTACTGCTGCGTCAGTAAGGAATTCGTTTCCTTTCTTGAGGAAAAGTTCAACTATTCAAAGGGTCATATATTTGTATTTAATTGCAAAGAGGTATTAATTTCTTTTCTCCCTTTTACCGGTGTGATTTATATCTCTGCGTAATTGATTGTTTCCCTTCAGTTTTCTCCATTATATATTAGACTTCAATTATTGCTTCACTTGATTTATGCATTCGTCTACTTGTTCAATTAACTTGGTTTGGACTTTGTCAGGAACAACATTGCTGCATTAAACgctcgtttggtacgagggataagaGATAATTAATTTCGCAATTAAATTTGAGATAAGTTTATCTCACATTTGGTTGAGAAAAATAGCGGTATAATTAATCCCGAgattgtagtgttatttttatcCCTATGAGAAAGTGAGATAACTATCCCAGGATTATTAATCCCGAAATAATTAATCCTAGGATAATTTATTTCCCAACCAAATAATACGGCAGGGAtaactaaggggtcgtttggttgaaGACAAGTTATGCTAGAATTAGTTATATTGGGATGAGTTAATTAGATATATTAGGATTAGTTATACTGGAATTAGTTATTCgagtattattttttattgactgtttggtatgttgtattaatccTAAGATAACTTATCCTGTGATTAGTATTCAGCCACCCTCTCGCATATATAAGTTATCCCAGTACTATTAttaattttggaataatttatccCAAAATTAATAACCAAATAAAGGATAAAACGATACTAAATTTTTATGCCAAGATTAGCCCTTCATGTTTATTCCTACCGCTACTATTGATGTTTTTATTCAAAATGCATACACCAAAAATAAGAAGTAAAGTACTAGTTGTAAGGCATGCACTATATGCCTTTGCTTTTACCGTATTCTTTCTACAGAGCGATTTGTGTGTTGTGGCCGGACATTTGTGGGAATATGGTACATTTTTCAACTGGTCAAATTCTTAAAAAGGGATGGGACTTATTTTCTGTTGAAAAAGAAAGATAGTAACTTCATCTTAGATTTTCTGTTGATTTCATTCCTTTCATTTTACTTTTttactattttcttcttttgtttgtcTTATCCCTACCTGATGTAGAGAGGCTGATTCCGATAAATTCTTAGCATCCTTTCTttcaagaactctccaccttgctcttggggtgactcgaactcacaacctcttatgTTAGAAGTtaagggtgcttaccactagagaaACTCATTCTTATAAACCACCTTTAGCGGATGTTTAACTTTATTCATTACAATGTCAAATATATTTTCCTTTCACTCTTTTACTGTAATCCTCAAATTGTCAACATATAATTCATGTTCTTTTGACAAGTTAACAACAGAGTTCAAAACTTGGAAGTCCTACGCCTCATATATAATCCACGTCCTCTAAAAAGAAATTTAAAGAAACAGAATATTAGCATAGTTAATTATGGCATAGGGAtatataaccaaaaaaaaaacagCACCAAAATGCTcatatatacacatcaactgtcAAAAAGCCAAAAACTGAAGAAGAGAAAAActcaatatttatttttgatgCTTATAAGAGCATTTTCGCCTGGTTTATCTTCACTAGCTAGTACAACTTTTTAGACTTAGAAAATTACCTATTATATATGAGAATAGGGACGGAGCTAGAGACCATCTTATAAGTTTGGTAGAACCAATTAATTTCAGTCCAAATTTTATATTTATCttataaatttatttaatatatacaagttattaatttaaaattcaacAACTTCAAAGAAATATAATTCTTAACTCACAAGTTCAAATCCTAACACTGCCTATATATGAGAACTTTGAGAATTCAGCttatataggcatgcttttctaATTATGAAGAGGGTTGATAGAAATCATAACGTGTAGCATATGTTTTTATACATAAAATTTTCTCATTTAACTATCGTTTGTCATATGTATATTCTCACCTTATTAAAATACTTAATCATAGTACTCAAGTTGGTATGacttataattaattaataaactaATATAAATACGGGATGTCAAGTAATATTTTATCATAGACTAAAGTTCCTTTATTTCTCTCTGATCGTTGGGATAGCCAGTCTATGATAGATATTCTCAACCAATCTTCTTTCATTTATTCGGTATTTCCATCATCCGTGTTGttctaattaatattaaaaaagttTCCACTTTCGTGTGTATAATATTTGtgcttaatttattatattagtaTCATTTTCTAGCACTAAATAGGTATTTTAGACACTAATAATGTTGAACACATACACTTTATGCACCAATAATTCACCATTCTACACCCCCATTCACGTTTTCTCTCACAtgttgttgcgaccaaacacactcacgcaggTATACgcagtcgtcaagtaatagagtagtgaataaagtatcgttcccacgaaaacttatgattaacttttgactaattcaaactcaaatagcttatcgattcaagcgatttcttataaaatagataattgtctaatttactacctaaagactatcaagtaaaGAATTACTAAAAATCAACACAacattaaatagttttaaatgacaatcaatgggagataatatttcaggatcacgggttatctaacaatcatgttgcattcttagcttaaaataactaactgatttatctggattgttggttgacagggttgatattactcataagaatctgtcgaacccttactcgcctattcaagctaacttaatacctatatgtctatgtaattaagattaacaagcacgcatttacaattcctgtattgcaaccgagcaaggcaattaggtaaatgtctatcccaattgcgaattcgttccccgatgcctgggtttaagaacttgctctatttaattctatatgcaatctagagttcccactttcgagttcaactctagattcgtagatagtatttcactgttagctactcagcaaaataattaaaaatagaattaaataaacaacccaatatgataaaatcaaattcgtcaaattaaacttcaaacatcaacattcatgtatacccataaccctagaacaatagggttcttagccactcatgttcatgcaatcatcaaataattcacaagagtgcataataaTCAACAAAAGAAGAAacaataagaactcaagatgaatttcatggttccccagctttgtcgtggccttttccctcttcccaatatgttagatgccctaaaagaggcatttttggtttatatattgcgtacaaaagtcgtgggccaaagttctcctattcctaatccgacttggctacagggattgatgctggggtggatgcatcgcatccacctcgtcctccacttctcagcttcgcatgctattgttcctccttctcagctttgcccaggtgcggatgctatgggccgacttcactgctaagggtgcacgaaatctgattttttctctagattggatgcgacacatccaacctctcttcctctacctagagcacctcttcttcatatttttgcactccaaataccctaattcatcacacataactcaattagtcataaaaccaataattaaaccatgttgggcattttaaagatcaaatagcatcaaaaagcggttaaaacatgggtaaagtaacatcaacacatatcgaaatatgcccaacatcacatGCTTACTCCTATATAAGAGTGTTGTTCCTCCCCTCAATTCTCACCTGAAACTAGAGTACTTAACACCTATATTCTACTAGAAAGGCAGAAAGGCAAATATAAAATTTCTACTAGAAATCAGTGCTAGGTTGAGCCACATTGCCACCATGGTTCCAAACGGTGGAGCAGATGATGAAAACATACCATATTTTTTTAAAGTTAGATTATAAGTTTCATAGACTTTCATTTTGTTTATATGAAGATCAAGTAATCTTACTTTCTACTTCTCTGTTTTTGTTTCAGCTTCGCTGCCAAAACTGCCAGGAACTGTCAAAAAGATAATGCGTCTATATCAGCGAGAGTGTCTAGCACGGCCGCCGTGACACAGTTAACCATGTTATAAGAGTAAAACAAACTCCTAATTTTATCCTTGTTTAATTAGACGCTCAAGCTTTGTTTCTCATCTCTCTAAGTTTCTCATATTCAGTGCAAAGAGTGCAAGAAATATGGGACAGTGACGTTGATTCCGGGATATGGGAGGCCGTTCACAGCAAGAGGACTCAGAGAGCGGAGCTTATGCTCCACTCTTGCTCTTCGACTGCGATGAGATGGCTCCTGAAGGATACGAGTTCAATGGCGGCTGGAAACTTACTACTGTAAGTTCCACCTCCAATTTCATAATTTTTGCACCAACTAATCTCTTTTTTTAACAGTCGGTGATGTTTGCATGTAGGACTTGGGTGTGGTGATCGAGAATGCAAATTTGGTGAACGACGAGTATAAGGGAGAGCGTGATATGTATGGCAATAAGCCTAAGGTGAAAAATCCCAAGGGAAGGTTTACGATTCACCAAGCATGAACAAGTTTTAACCCCGCGTGTCTATGAAAAATAACTTGCACTGTAGGCAAGATGTTGCACTGTGCAAGATGTTGAATGGTTTGTTTAATTTTTTGCTTGTTTGAGTGTTGTAGGTTTACTGGTTGCAAGTCTTTTGTGGTTTGAAAAAGCTGACCAACTAAATCAATTGTATGACTGTGTTGGGAGTTGAATCTATTGTCTTGTGTTTGAAACTATTTGAAAGAGGAATTGATGATCCTTAATGAAAAGGTGGCCTTTTCTTCAATATAATTCAGAAATGAGAAAGAACAATACATACTATACAAGAATTTCAATGTCTAGCAATAGTTAATTTTAGGGTACCTGAAaccgaaaaaattaaaacaaaataataCTACTCCATATAACTTGTTTCTGTTGTATTACAAAAGATGTCTCCTAGTTGGAAGCAAATTAATGAGATCAATCGATGATCACCAAAATACATAAAAGAGGGGGTCTGAGatgaatattttaaattttattaaggaaagaaaagaaatggaCCTAAATTGAAGTTATGCAGTCATTCtgtttttattaactaaattttaagTTATATATAAAAGAGTATGGGGCAaccttgtttttttctttttttggctgAGACGAGTCTAACATTTAAGCCTCAAATCAAGAAAGTTAAAAGAAACATAAAACAACGAAAAATAAAAGCAGACTACATCGAAGAAAATTTAGCACTCGGGCTATCCATAAAATCATGACCAGACTTTTACCTGTTGCACCCAAGCATGCATTAACACTTTTTCAATATATAATCGCACAGAGAAGCGAAGTTGGTTAATTCCAAATACTGAAAGGttaaaatatatgtatatgtaaACTATACTATAGAGCAAAGTCCGAAGAAACTTGAAACGTGCGACATCAATTAGGAGGTTCCTCCCATTTAAACATAAAGGTGGTAATCCGTTCAATTAGGGACGTGGATTTGAGCCAAGAGTTCAGACAGGACGTTCCCCCATTCTCAGTTGCGCCTTTGTGAATAATGACTTCATTTAATCTTTTGTATTGCTTCATTCTGTATTTTTTTGTTGTTTCACTGAACGCCTGTTATTCCATACCACGTGAAAATCTTAGATATATACCAGCAACATATCAAAACATAATGAAGAGGCTTAATTTGAATTTCTTTCCTTTAGAAAATTATACCGTGCCAACaagataataaatatttttacctAGTTCAATCCCCTTGATATAAGAAGCTCTTAATTTAGAGGGAAAGATCGTCTAAAATTTGTGCTATGTCAtatgttcaaatccttataattaTGAGAATGTTTTTCGTTTGTACATGTTTAAATGTGCGCCTTAAGGACTGCGGTACGTATGAGAATATCGAGTTGTATAAAAAAATCACTTAAACACTATCATTTTGGGATATAATGTATGTTTATACCTGAAGTATTTTGCTGTCCATGCCATGCACTATAGATACTGTCATGGGCTGAGAAAACATCATTTCATTTACGAATGACTCAAGATGCATTGAAGAATTCTCTATGCATAGCTCTAGTTTTCGAGTTGGTGGAACAAGAATTTCACTTGGATCTTCATAAATAAGAATACTCTGCATATTGTGCAAAGCCCAAATACCAAGTTAAACAAGTAGCGCAATGCATAAATCAAGTAATTAGAACGATAATTCGTCCAATTCACAATGGAGCAAACTGAAGGGAGAAAACAATTCGATAGAGATATGAATCCTATGTAGAGGTGGCAAAAACAACCCAAATCCATTTGACTCGTCCAATCCGCCCAACATTTAATGGGTTGGGCATGAAACATTTTTCCTGATTAGATGATTTGGGCATAACCCATCTCAACCCATATTACAAGCTAGCCCAAACTCAACCCATGAGACAGCCCAAACTCAACCCATCACTATCGAAGATTTGGAGCCCAGATTTCCACCTTTGCGAGTTTCTTACACATACGTAGCTCCAATTTCTCCAGATTTACTAGGCCGAAAACATGCAAATTCTGGATCCCCGTGCAATGACCTATTTTTAGGTCCCTGATAAACGGGCATGTACTAATTATCCGTTGCAATTTATTAGTGGTACTGTTgttattatcaatttcaaagtTGCACTTGTTCAGCGATAATTCAGTCAGCGTCTTAGCTGCATAAATAGCATCAGGTATGCAGTAGCTAAAATTAGACGTTGGATGAATTTCTAGAGATCTGACATTATGTTTAATTGCCAAGTTCAACCAGCGATCAATATGAGACGCCAATTCTGGAAGACGAAGATTTATGAGGCGGAGTATTTCGATTCTTAAGTTTTGCTCGACATGGGACCGCAAGGAATCATCAACGAATTTAACGAATTTCTCCGTGGAATTCATGAAACTGTTGTGGATGGATTGATTGATTATCACTTCAGGCCGCGATCTCCAAATTGAACTCCATGTCTTAGACAAGATGCAAGTTCGAGCTTTTTCTTTTAGCCCATATTGACAGCGAATCCGACGTAAGATGTCATGAATTATTTGTATAGGCAACTCTGATATTCTGTCCTCTCCATCACCTATTTCCTCCATAATTTTGAGAGCGAATTGAACCTTAATTTTCTGCCATTGGAATTACAGGCTCGTATAAGCATAAGAACCGCAagctaatttatatatatttcagtCAGTTCTTTTACAACTTCCTATTCCTCGTTGGAGTTGGTCATGACTTTCCATATAAGTTGACATGGAAATTATACTTTCTTTCCTTTTCAGGACGTGAAAGTTTTTTTTCCAAATTAAAACATGGTTTATATTTGAATTAAACCTTTTGTGTTCTTGGAATATAGAATTAAACATGGTTTTCCAAAGTTAAAACATGGTGTATATAGAATTAAGCTTTAccctttaaaatatattttacaaacaaaatttataatttaattatttttttaatatttaagacttcAAAATTAACGAAAATTGACTTTATAATTCTTTCCTTTTTTGAGCTACTCCATGTAACATAACCATAATTCCTATTGTATAAAGAATTAGCATGGGATCCGACTCTGGGTCATTTTGAGATCTTTTTTTGTGAGTGTTTGATGCGGATAAAATTAAAAGAGGCACGGCCAAAATGTGTTGTAAACTTCTGCTAAAACATTTGGGCTAGCCAATATTTAATTTAACACTTTGTACTAAAAAATACACTTACATCAGCTAACATGTGAAAAGTGAAACCCAGTACCTCCCGGCGAGTAGTTTGAACTCATGAAATACCTTTTT
Encoded proteins:
- the LOC138908634 gene encoding F-box protein At5g03100-like is translated as MEEIGDGEDRISELPIQIIHDILRRIRCQYGLKEKARTCILSKTWSSIWRSRPEVIINQSIHNSFMNSTEKFVKFVDDSLRSHVEQNLRIEILRLINLRLPELASHIDRWLNLAIKHNVRSLEIHPTSNFSYCIPDAIYAAKTLTELSLNKCNFEIDNNNSTTNKLQRIISTCPFIRDLKIGHCTGIQNLHVFGLVNLEKLELRMCKKLAKVEIWAPNLR